The following are encoded together in the Pungitius pungitius chromosome 7, fPunPun2.1, whole genome shotgun sequence genome:
- the sgcb gene encoding beta-sarcoglycan: protein MASEQESSNGPVKKSMREKAVERRGINKEHNSNFKAGYVPIEEERLHKTGLRGRKGNMAVCIVILLFILALINLIITLVIWTVIRIGPNGCDSMEFHESGLLRFKQKADMGIVHPLHKSTVGGRKDQDLVLVGNNNPVVFQQGTTKLSVEKDKTSVVSDVGISFTDPRTQTTFFSTDFENHEFHLPKGVKVLSVKKASTERITSSASTDLHIKGDGKAIIRGNEGVNIMGRTVEFKMGGGIELRAENSIVLNGSVMFNATRIPSSASDAYFDAGVERYKLCMCADGTLFRVQVKHIKMGCQTSDNPCGRAG, encoded by the exons ATGGCGTCTGAGCAG GAGAGTTCCAACGGGCCCGTGAAGAAGTCCATGCGAGAGAAGGCCGTAGAGCGCCGCGGCATCAACAAGGAGCACAACAGTAACTTCAAAGCGGGCTATGTGCCCATCGAAGAAGAACGCCTCCATAAGACGGGGCTGAGAGGACGGAAGGGAAACATGGCCGTGTGCatcgtcatcctcctcttcatcctcgccCTCATCAACCTCATC ATCACCCTGGTGATCTGGACGGTGATCCGAATCGGTCCCAACGGCTGCGACAGCATGGAGTTCCACGAGTCCGGCCTGCTGCGCTTCAAGCAGAAGGCGGACATGGGCATCGTCCACCCGCTGCACAAGAGCACCGTGGGGGGCCGCAAGGACCAGGACCTGGTCCTGGTGGGCAACAACAATCCG GTCGTGTTCCAGCAGGGAACCACCAAGCTCAGCGTGGAGAAGGACAAGACCTCTGTGGTCAGCGACGTGGGCATCTCCTTCACGGACCCCCGCACGCAGACCACCTTCTTCAGCACCGACTTTGAAAACCACGAGTTCCATCTGCCCAAAGGAGTCAAAGTGCTCAGTGTGAAGAAGGCTTCCAccgagagg ATCACCAGCAGCGCCTCGACCGACCTGCACATCAAAGGCGACGGCAAGGCCATCATCCGAGGCAACGAGGGCGTCAACATCATGGGCCGCACCGTGGAGTtcaagatgggggggggcatcgagCTGCGGGCC GAGAACAGCATCGTCCTGAACGGATCCGTCATGTTCAACGCGACGCGCATCCCGAGCTCGGCCAGCGACGCCTACTTCGACGCCGGCGTGGAGCGCTACAAGCTGTGCATGTGCGCCGACGGGACGCTGTTCCGCGTGCAGGTCAAGCACATCAAAATGGGCTGCCAGACGTCGGACAACCCGTGTGGTAGAGCCGGctag